From Salinibacterium sp. ZJ450, one genomic window encodes:
- a CDS encoding MoxR family ATPase: protein MAVTQDQADWFADAFGQLISNIDQAILGKDETIRLVLTAMLSDGHVLLEDFPGTGKTVLAKALANTLDGTTSRIQFTPDLLPSDVTGVQIFDQSKGRFTFHPGPIFASIVLADEINRASPKTQSALLEVMEEGVITIDGEGHSVGAPFLVIATQNPVEQAGTYKLPEAQLDRFLIKTSLGYPDSKTAVSLLMDSSNRARASRVTPIITSDAVVTMSTLASEVFVDESIMQYVSDIVDATRQHRDVVLGVSMRGALALARAVKTWAISQARIYVTPDDVRDLAVPVLAHRMIVDPESEFAGVKAEDIVSGILVDLEPPVYRAA from the coding sequence GTGGCAGTAACACAGGACCAGGCGGACTGGTTCGCCGACGCCTTCGGCCAGCTGATCAGCAACATCGACCAGGCCATTCTCGGCAAGGACGAGACCATCCGGCTGGTGCTCACCGCGATGCTGTCCGACGGGCACGTGCTGCTCGAGGACTTCCCCGGAACCGGCAAGACCGTGCTCGCGAAGGCCCTCGCGAACACCCTCGACGGCACGACATCCCGCATCCAGTTCACGCCGGACCTGCTTCCCTCGGACGTCACCGGTGTGCAGATCTTCGACCAGTCGAAGGGGCGCTTCACTTTCCACCCCGGCCCGATCTTCGCGTCGATCGTGCTCGCCGACGAGATCAACCGGGCGAGCCCCAAGACCCAGAGCGCGCTGCTCGAGGTGATGGAGGAGGGCGTGATCACCATCGACGGCGAGGGCCACAGCGTGGGTGCGCCGTTCCTGGTGATCGCCACCCAGAACCCGGTGGAGCAGGCTGGAACCTACAAGCTGCCCGAGGCGCAACTCGACCGGTTCCTGATCAAGACCTCGCTCGGCTACCCCGACTCGAAGACCGCGGTCAGCCTGCTGATGGACTCCTCCAACCGCGCCCGCGCCTCCCGGGTCACCCCGATCATCACCTCCGACGCCGTGGTGACCATGTCCACGCTGGCATCCGAGGTATTCGTCGACGAGTCGATCATGCAGTACGTCAGTGACATCGTCGACGCCACCCGTCAGCACCGCGACGTAGTGCTCGGCGTCAGCATGCGTGGCGCCCTCGCCCTGGCCCGTGCCGTGAAGACCTGGGCGATCAGCCAGGCACGCATCTACGTGACCCCCGACGACGTGCGCGACCTCGCCGTGCCGGTGCTCGCGCACCGGATGATCGTCGACCCCGAGTCGGAGTTCGCCGGGGTGAAGGCGGAGGACATCGTCTCCGGCATCCTCGTCGACCTCGAACCGCCCGTCTACCGCGCCGCCTAG